The Agrococcus carbonis genome has a window encoding:
- a CDS encoding heavy metal translocating P-type ATPase: MTCSSCAGRIERKLGKLPGVEASVNYATEIAHVTLPQGLTVEDAIRTVEQTGYTAAVPTPAADGDHDAAGRGLVTRLIASAALGVPVAVLSMVPALQFAGWQWMVLALTLPIALWGAWPFHRAAAVNLRHGAATMDTLVSLGVLAALGWSLWALIWGDAGRIGMRMELQLFGGHGDELYLEVAAIVTVFLLAGRVIEHRAKRSSQQALRALARLGAKEASVIRDGVESRIPVGELVVGDRFRVVPGEKIAADGVVVEGASAIDASLLTGESLPIEVTVGSEVTGATINGHGMLVVEATRVGADTELSRIASLLERAQEGKADVQRVADRVSQFFVPAVLVLSALALAGWLLLTGDVVAAFTAAVATLIIACPCALGLATPTALLAGTTRGAQLGILIRDARVLESSRGITTMLVDKTGTVTEGRMRVEAVTAADGEDADAALRIAAAVERASEHPIARAIVEAVEAADASVPAGAPARAAVVAEQVRAAVGAGVTGLVDGLAVQVGKPAWLAADWGVAMPDELTAAFEAAEAKGATALAVAWNGRMRAVVSVRDTVKATSRAAVARLARLGIDVVMLTGDHERAARAVADEVGIDRVVAGVTPAGKVGAVRAEQERTVRGRAAKVAMAGDGVNDAAALAAADLGLAMGTGTDAAQQAADITLVHGDLAGAADAVALSRRTLRTIRVNLFWAFAYNVAAIPLAMAGLLSPLIAGIAMACSSVFVVLHSLTLRGFRPTV, encoded by the coding sequence ATGACCTGCTCCTCCTGCGCGGGGCGCATCGAGCGCAAGCTCGGCAAGCTGCCCGGCGTCGAGGCGAGCGTCAACTACGCCACCGAGATCGCGCACGTCACGCTGCCCCAGGGGCTCACGGTCGAGGATGCGATCCGCACCGTCGAGCAGACGGGCTACACCGCCGCGGTGCCCACGCCCGCGGCCGACGGCGACCACGACGCCGCCGGGCGCGGCCTCGTGACGCGCCTCATCGCATCCGCAGCCCTCGGCGTGCCCGTCGCGGTGCTGTCGATGGTGCCCGCGCTGCAGTTCGCCGGCTGGCAGTGGATGGTGCTCGCGCTCACGCTGCCGATCGCGCTGTGGGGCGCGTGGCCGTTCCACCGCGCCGCGGCCGTCAACCTGCGCCACGGCGCCGCGACGATGGACACGCTCGTCTCGCTCGGCGTGCTCGCCGCGCTCGGGTGGTCGCTGTGGGCGCTCATCTGGGGCGACGCGGGCCGCATCGGCATGCGCATGGAGCTGCAGCTCTTCGGCGGCCACGGCGACGAGCTCTACCTCGAGGTCGCGGCCATCGTGACCGTCTTCCTGCTCGCCGGCCGCGTGATCGAGCACCGCGCCAAGCGCTCGAGCCAGCAGGCGCTGCGCGCCCTCGCGCGCCTCGGCGCGAAGGAGGCGAGCGTCATCCGCGACGGCGTCGAGTCGCGCATCCCGGTCGGCGAGCTCGTCGTCGGCGACCGCTTCCGCGTCGTGCCGGGCGAGAAGATCGCGGCCGACGGCGTCGTCGTCGAGGGCGCCTCGGCGATCGACGCGTCGCTGCTCACGGGCGAGTCGCTGCCGATCGAGGTGACCGTCGGCAGCGAGGTGACCGGCGCCACGATCAACGGCCACGGCATGCTCGTGGTCGAGGCGACGCGCGTCGGCGCCGACACCGAGCTCAGCCGCATCGCGTCGCTGCTCGAGCGCGCCCAGGAGGGCAAGGCCGACGTGCAGCGCGTCGCCGATCGCGTCTCGCAGTTCTTCGTGCCGGCCGTGCTCGTGCTCTCGGCGCTCGCGCTCGCGGGCTGGCTGCTGCTCACCGGCGACGTCGTCGCAGCGTTCACGGCCGCGGTCGCGACGCTCATCATCGCGTGCCCGTGCGCGCTCGGCCTCGCGACCCCCACCGCCCTTCTCGCAGGCACCACCCGCGGTGCGCAGCTCGGCATCCTCATCCGCGACGCGCGCGTGCTCGAATCGAGCCGCGGCATCACGACGATGCTCGTCGACAAGACCGGCACCGTCACCGAGGGCCGCATGCGCGTCGAGGCCGTGACGGCCGCTGACGGCGAGGACGCGGACGCCGCGCTGCGCATCGCCGCGGCCGTCGAGCGGGCGAGCGAGCACCCGATCGCGCGCGCGATCGTCGAGGCCGTCGAAGCAGCGGATGCGTCGGTGCCGGCCGGCGCCCCGGCGCGCGCCGCGGTCGTGGCCGAGCAGGTGCGGGCGGCCGTCGGCGCCGGCGTGACCGGGCTCGTCGACGGCCTCGCCGTGCAGGTCGGCAAGCCCGCGTGGCTCGCCGCCGACTGGGGCGTCGCGATGCCCGACGAGCTCACCGCGGCGTTCGAGGCGGCGGAGGCCAAGGGCGCGACCGCGCTCGCCGTCGCCTGGAACGGGCGGATGCGCGCGGTCGTCTCCGTGCGCGACACCGTGAAGGCGACGAGCCGCGCCGCGGTCGCTCGGCTCGCGCGGCTCGGCATCGACGTCGTGATGCTCACGGGCGACCACGAGCGCGCGGCGCGGGCCGTGGCCGACGAGGTCGGCATCGACCGCGTGGTCGCGGGCGTCACGCCCGCCGGCAAGGTCGGGGCGGTGCGCGCCGAGCAGGAGCGGACCGTGCGGGGCCGTGCCGCGAAGGTCGCGATGGCAGGGGACGGCGTCAACGACGCGGCCGCGCTCGCGGCCGCCGACCTGGGCCTCGCGATGGGCACGGGCACCGATGCTGCGCAGCAGGCCGCCGACATCACCCTCGTGCACGGCGACCTCGCGGGGGCGGCGGATGCGGTGGCGCTGTCGCGGCGGACGCTGCGGACGATCCGCGTCAACCTCTTCTGGGCCTTCGCGTACAACGTCGCGGCGATCCCGCTCGCGATGGCAGGGCTGCTGAGTCCGCTCATCGCCGGGATCGCGATGGCCTGCTCGAGCGTGTTCGTCGTGCTGCACTCGCTGACGCTGCGGGGGTTCCGGCCGACCGTGTGA
- a CDS encoding heavy-metal-associated domain-containing protein — protein sequence MIQPIEIISTPTDSTEQAGGCCGGGCCSTDAGAAASATETGVTQSFAVEGMTCGHCVSSVTEEISGLAGVEGVDVQLVAGGRSTVTVASDAPLRIDDVRAAVSEAGYSLVD from the coding sequence ATGATCCAGCCCATCGAGATCATCTCCACGCCCACCGACAGCACCGAGCAAGCAGGCGGCTGCTGCGGCGGCGGCTGCTGCTCGACCGACGCGGGCGCCGCGGCCAGCGCGACCGAGACGGGCGTGACGCAGTCGTTCGCCGTCGAGGGCATGACGTGCGGCCACTGCGTCTCGTCGGTCACCGAGGAGATCTCGGGCCTCGCGGGCGTCGAGGGCGTCGACGTGCAGCTCGTCGCGGGCGGCCGCTCGACCGTGACCGTCGCCTCGGACGCGCCGCTGCGCATCGACGACGTGCGCGCCGCAGTCTCGGAGGCCGGGTACTCGCTGGTCGACTGA
- a CDS encoding metal-sensitive transcriptional regulator: MTTTAPHGYMADKDALLKRLRRAEGQVRGVARMVDEDAYCIDILTQVSAATKALETVALQLLEDHLAHCVAEAAETGGPVAQQKLSEASAAIARLVRS; this comes from the coding sequence ATGACCACCACCGCGCCGCACGGCTACATGGCCGACAAGGATGCGCTGCTCAAGCGCCTGCGCCGGGCCGAGGGCCAGGTGCGCGGCGTGGCGCGCATGGTCGACGAGGACGCCTACTGCATCGACATCCTCACCCAGGTCTCCGCCGCCACGAAGGCGCTCGAGACCGTCGCGCTGCAGCTGCTCGAGGATCACCTCGCGCACTGCGTCGCCGAAGCCGCCGAGACCGGCGGCCCCGTCGCGCAGCAGAAGCTGAGCGAGGCGAGCGCCGCCATCGCGCGGCTCGTGCGCTCCTGA
- a CDS encoding TetR/AcrR family transcriptional regulator, translating to MGRPRLHDEHLRQRLLEAATDLMAVEGPDFSLRPLVASVGTSTSAVYSLFGSRGELLEAITVRAASSFVEAQEEVADGSPVERIVALAHAIRSWAADHAAMFQVVFGRTNASPAIAEARDTTTQPLQDAVASAIEQGVLHGDAETTTRMIFAGVHGFIALELLGHYPADEADALYDALLAAMWRGWATPEHIDALAA from the coding sequence ATGGGACGACCCCGCCTCCACGACGAGCACCTGCGCCAGCGCCTGCTGGAAGCCGCGACCGATCTCATGGCCGTCGAAGGCCCTGACTTCTCGCTGCGGCCGCTCGTCGCCTCCGTCGGCACCTCGACCTCAGCGGTGTACTCGCTCTTCGGCTCGCGCGGCGAGCTGCTCGAGGCCATCACGGTGCGCGCGGCGAGCTCGTTCGTCGAGGCGCAGGAGGAGGTCGCGGACGGCTCGCCCGTTGAGCGCATCGTCGCGCTCGCGCACGCGATCCGCAGCTGGGCGGCGGATCACGCGGCGATGTTCCAGGTGGTCTTCGGGCGCACGAACGCCTCCCCCGCCATCGCCGAGGCGCGCGACACGACGACGCAGCCGCTGCAGGATGCGGTCGCCTCGGCGATCGAGCAGGGCGTGCTGCACGGCGATGCCGAGACCACGACCCGCATGATCTTCGCCGGCGTGCACGGCTTCATCGCCCTCGAGCTGCTCGGCCACTACCCCGCCGACGAGGCCGACGCGCTCTACGACGCGCTGCTCGCCGCGATGTGGCGCGGCTGGGCCACGCCCGAGCACATCGACGCGCTCGCGGCCTGA
- a CDS encoding DUF1918 domain-containing protein, producing the protein MREVVAMQAKAGDRVVVEGSAVDKPRREGEVLEARGEGGGPPFFVRWEDGHEGLLFPGPDAHVISGG; encoded by the coding sequence ATGCGGGAGGTGGTGGCGATGCAGGCGAAGGCGGGCGACAGGGTCGTCGTCGAGGGCAGCGCTGTCGACAAGCCGCGGCGCGAGGGCGAGGTGCTCGAGGCGCGCGGCGAGGGCGGCGGGCCGCCGTTCTTCGTGCGCTGGGAGGACGGGCACGAGGGGCTGCTGTTCCCGGGGCCGGATGCGCATGTGATCTCGGGCGGGTGA
- a CDS encoding A24 family peptidase, protein MPPLVIALAAVLCAVAAWLLTPWARRIAESDSRWLHRAVPAAIGAVAGAGAALIADHWAVLLALCALAIGAALLVPVDLAVFRLPDAIVWPTTGAVLGMLLVAAVATGEWARFGWALAAMLIVGVIYFALGWIAPQSFGLGDVKLSLVLGLALGWFGWRAVLWGMLGGFAVFAVVALLLVATRRVSLKSDLAFGPWMLVGAWAGLAVGAVSA, encoded by the coding sequence ATGCCGCCCCTCGTGATCGCCCTCGCCGCCGTGCTCTGCGCGGTGGCCGCGTGGCTGCTGACGCCCTGGGCGCGGCGCATCGCCGAGAGCGACTCGCGCTGGCTGCACCGCGCCGTGCCAGCAGCGATCGGCGCCGTGGCGGGGGCCGGCGCCGCCTTGATCGCGGACCACTGGGCCGTGCTGCTGGCCCTCTGCGCTCTCGCGATCGGCGCGGCGCTGCTCGTGCCCGTCGATCTCGCGGTGTTCCGCCTGCCGGATGCGATCGTCTGGCCGACGACCGGTGCAGTGCTCGGGATGCTGCTGGTCGCGGCGGTCGCGACCGGCGAGTGGGCGCGGTTCGGGTGGGCGCTCGCGGCGATGCTGATCGTCGGGGTCATCTACTTCGCGCTCGGCTGGATCGCGCCGCAGAGCTTCGGGCTCGGCGACGTGAAGCTCTCGCTCGTGCTCGGGCTCGCGCTCGGCTGGTTCGGCTGGCGCGCGGTGCTCTGGGGCATGCTCGGCGGCTTCGCGGTCTTCGCGGTCGTCGCGCTGCTGCTCGTCGCCACGCGCCGCGTCTCGCTCAAGTCGGATCTGGCGTTCGGCCCGTGGATGCTCGTCGGCGCTTGGGCGGGACTGGCGGTCGGAGCGGTCAGCGCGTAG
- a CDS encoding acyl-CoA-like ligand-binding transcription factor — protein MPETSTPDEHPRPGLRERKKALTHRTIADAAFDLTIEHGLEGVTIDQIADRAFVSPRTVSNYFTSKEAAIIAARNNAPVELLHGLEERPADETPLRSLRSVMTTAIRAWGKEQLEALKAKEELIMRYPALLPHRMAQYDELEDAIRIAIAERTGTDAETAPYPRLIAGAASTAVKTAIRVWDTTGGDAGAIADLVDEAFDELEAGLSPDVA, from the coding sequence ATGCCTGAGACCAGCACCCCCGACGAGCACCCGCGGCCCGGGCTGCGTGAGCGCAAGAAGGCGCTCACCCACCGCACCATCGCCGACGCAGCGTTCGACCTCACCATCGAGCACGGCCTCGAGGGCGTGACGATCGACCAGATCGCCGACCGCGCGTTCGTGTCGCCGCGCACGGTGTCGAACTACTTCACCTCGAAGGAGGCGGCGATCATCGCGGCGCGCAACAACGCGCCCGTCGAGCTGCTGCACGGCCTCGAGGAGCGCCCCGCCGATGAGACGCCGCTGCGCTCGCTGCGCTCGGTGATGACCACCGCCATCCGCGCGTGGGGCAAGGAGCAGCTCGAGGCGCTCAAGGCGAAGGAAGAGCTCATCATGCGCTACCCCGCGCTGCTGCCCCACCGCATGGCGCAGTACGACGAGCTCGAGGACGCGATCCGCATCGCGATCGCCGAGCGCACCGGCACCGACGCCGAGACCGCGCCCTACCCGCGACTGATCGCCGGTGCTGCGAGCACGGCCGTGAAGACCGCGATCCGGGTGTGGGACACGACCGGCGGCGACGCCGGCGCGATCGCCGACCTCGTCGACGAGGCCTTCGACGAGCTCGAGGCCGGCCTCTCCCCCGACGTGGCCTGA
- a CDS encoding Flp family type IVb pilin, with translation MLAFLVAAQTFVADRFDKKNDRGATAVEYGIMVAGIAIVIIVAVFAFGGQLRDLFAGLDLTPA, from the coding sequence ATGCTCGCATTCCTCGTTGCGGCTCAGACCTTCGTGGCTGACCGATTCGACAAGAAGAACGACCGCGGCGCGACCGCTGTCGAGTACGGCATCATGGTCGCCGGCATCGCGATCGTCATCATCGTCGCCGTGTTCGCATTTGGCGGCCAGCTGCGCGACCTGTTCGCCGGCCTCGACCTCACCCCCGCCTGA
- a CDS encoding TadE/TadG family type IV pilus assembly protein produces the protein MSTNPRDRGAAAVEFALVLPILLLLTFGIISFGYAFHVQTLLDNAARDAVRVYVLSDGTPTQAMTAARDRAAASVAGTAAQGAVLQPIAACSAGGNVRAVVTRTNVPLFGGVFGTSLTLEGSGTMRCNG, from the coding sequence ATGTCAACGAATCCCCGTGATCGCGGGGCAGCGGCGGTCGAGTTCGCGCTTGTGCTTCCAATCCTGCTCCTGCTGACCTTCGGAATCATCTCTTTTGGTTACGCCTTCCACGTCCAAACCTTGCTGGACAACGCGGCACGGGATGCCGTGCGGGTCTACGTACTCTCCGACGGAACTCCTACTCAGGCGATGACGGCCGCGCGCGACCGGGCCGCCGCCTCGGTCGCCGGCACCGCGGCGCAAGGCGCGGTGCTCCAACCCATCGCGGCGTGTTCCGCTGGCGGGAACGTCCGTGCCGTCGTCACACGCACGAACGTGCCCCTCTTCGGCGGCGTGTTCGGCACGTCACTGACACTTGAAGGATCGGGGACGATGAGATGCAACGGATGA
- a CDS encoding Tad domain-containing protein encodes MKRERRDRGAVAVWVAILLVPLLAMAALAIDVSAANADRQRLQHGADAAALAVAQHCAVRACTGTAAVAASLATANNPMGGAARIEDLDVDPARGWVEVETASDRDFWFAPIIGIDDAELTARSAASWNQYPVRGSHLPLAISWCEIAHWARLGASDVLRDATGNVVGLNIPAAATNVVLFSKGNNSDFHNCPVGTNPKGPNGTAPPGGFGWLTTSSPCTATTGAGGWFDSRPGRTPTCSDAELRAMIGQTVLVPIFDETRDSGANAQYRVFGYISFTLTGYKNNKGSAGTGTSSCHNNDDCIAGTVQRYVDLDSGFETSPTGPRLGSTSVELRIPTGG; translated from the coding sequence ATGAAGCGGGAACGCAGGGACCGCGGCGCTGTCGCGGTCTGGGTGGCAATCCTCCTCGTGCCGCTGCTGGCTATGGCGGCACTTGCCATCGATGTCAGCGCGGCAAACGCCGATCGACAGCGTCTTCAGCACGGCGCGGACGCCGCGGCGCTGGCGGTGGCTCAGCATTGCGCGGTTCGAGCTTGCACGGGCACAGCCGCAGTCGCGGCGTCTCTTGCAACGGCGAACAACCCCATGGGGGGGGCCGCGCGAATCGAAGATCTCGACGTCGACCCCGCACGCGGTTGGGTCGAGGTTGAGACCGCATCCGACCGCGATTTCTGGTTCGCGCCCATCATCGGCATCGACGACGCAGAGCTCACTGCTCGATCGGCGGCCTCCTGGAACCAATACCCGGTCCGTGGGTCGCACCTGCCTCTTGCGATCTCCTGGTGTGAGATCGCCCATTGGGCTCGGCTCGGCGCGTCTGACGTACTTCGCGACGCAACGGGGAATGTGGTCGGTCTCAACATCCCTGCAGCCGCAACCAATGTGGTCCTCTTCAGCAAGGGCAACAACAGCGACTTCCACAACTGTCCCGTGGGCACCAACCCCAAGGGACCCAACGGCACCGCTCCTCCGGGCGGGTTCGGCTGGCTCACAACCTCGTCGCCTTGCACGGCGACGACGGGCGCCGGCGGCTGGTTCGATTCCCGTCCGGGCCGCACGCCGACCTGCAGCGATGCGGAGCTTCGAGCGATGATCGGCCAGACCGTTCTTGTTCCGATCTTCGACGAGACCCGAGATTCTGGCGCGAACGCACAATATCGGGTCTTCGGATACATCTCCTTCACTCTGACCGGTTACAAGAACAACAAAGGCAGCGCGGGGACGGGCACGTCCTCATGCCATAACAACGACGATTGCATCGCGGGAACGGTGCAGCGGTACGTCGATCTCGACTCCGGATTCGAGACGAGCCCGACCGGGCCGCGACTTGGCTCGACGAGCGTCGAGCTTCGGATCCCTACTGGAGGGTGA
- the cpaB gene encoding Flp pilus assembly protein CpaB, whose product MIRRLIVALAALLVAAVGGVLTFLYASAADSRAMERMSPTEVLMVAEPISEGSAAESLARSVLVSEIPSAAVVPGALTDLGDVAGMVTTTDLQPGEQLLSSRFAAPEDLDRAVEVPEDLLTLSLQLEPKRVIGGELRPGDTVGVFISATVRTDGGEIDQTHLILHKVLVVEVVGAASVDTNEDGEEVQQAVADTLMVTLALSPADAERVVFGHEFGSVYLSLESSTVPEEGTRIVTVEEAFE is encoded by the coding sequence ATGATCCGGAGGCTCATCGTGGCCCTGGCCGCGCTCCTGGTCGCTGCAGTCGGCGGCGTCCTGACCTTTCTGTATGCCAGCGCGGCGGATTCTCGAGCGATGGAGCGAATGAGCCCCACCGAGGTGCTCATGGTCGCCGAACCGATCAGTGAAGGCTCTGCTGCAGAATCGCTCGCTCGCTCGGTCCTTGTTTCGGAGATCCCTTCTGCGGCCGTAGTGCCGGGCGCGTTGACCGACCTCGGGGACGTGGCGGGGATGGTGACCACTACGGACCTGCAACCGGGGGAGCAGCTACTCTCATCGCGTTTCGCTGCGCCCGAGGATCTCGATCGGGCAGTCGAGGTGCCCGAAGATCTGCTCACGCTGTCGCTCCAGCTCGAGCCGAAGCGCGTCATAGGCGGAGAGTTGCGCCCCGGCGATACCGTCGGTGTGTTCATCTCCGCTACGGTGCGCACGGATGGCGGCGAGATAGATCAGACGCACCTGATCCTTCATAAGGTGCTCGTCGTTGAAGTCGTAGGCGCCGCGTCTGTGGATACCAACGAAGACGGCGAGGAAGTTCAGCAGGCAGTCGCCGACACGCTGATGGTGACCTTGGCGCTCTCGCCGGCCGATGCTGAGCGCGTGGTATTCGGTCACGAGTTCGGCTCGGTGTACTTGTCGCTCGAGAGCTCGACGGTGCCGGAAGAGGGCACCCGCATCGTGACGGTCGAGGAGGCTTTCGAGTGA
- a CDS encoding AAA family ATPase, with amino-acid sequence MSNVLLTSDSADLRSKVLEAAEGRCIALPGHTLPSEPADLLAQLQHESLPDVIVIDASRAAEPALALAARLDAYLPGTAVMLLGDPRELAMPAMRAGVRDVLAPEVDVAALRAALERAASAAIARRAPSDPSSPGGRAPARVISVLSPKGGAGKTTVATNLAIGLAELVPGGVVLVDLDLQFGDVATALAMEPEFTLDAIVQGPALRDPIALKTQLAQHSSGLYVIAAPEDPAAAEAVDAGQVGSLVGMLASQFRFVVLDTAAGLEPRTLSALDHTTDPVMLTTFDVPGVRGLRKEIATLRELGMLPGSRQVLLNFADPKGGLSVADVEATIRSAVDITIPFSRAVTHSLNTGEPLLMQRPGDPVAKQLRKLLAAYVAPPTGRGRKGRR; translated from the coding sequence GTGAGCAATGTCTTGCTGACGAGCGACTCCGCGGACTTGAGGAGCAAGGTGCTCGAGGCGGCGGAAGGCAGATGCATCGCGCTGCCAGGTCACACGCTCCCGAGTGAGCCGGCCGACCTTCTGGCCCAACTGCAGCACGAGTCACTGCCAGACGTCATCGTGATCGACGCAAGTCGCGCGGCCGAACCCGCGCTCGCGTTGGCTGCTCGATTGGACGCGTATCTGCCGGGTACCGCCGTCATGCTCCTCGGGGACCCCCGGGAACTTGCGATGCCGGCCATGCGCGCGGGGGTGCGCGACGTGCTGGCGCCCGAAGTTGACGTCGCGGCTCTGCGTGCTGCGCTGGAGCGTGCAGCAAGCGCCGCAATCGCTCGGCGAGCACCGAGCGACCCGAGTTCGCCAGGCGGGCGCGCGCCCGCGAGGGTGATCTCAGTGCTCTCGCCAAAGGGCGGTGCGGGGAAGACAACCGTCGCGACTAACCTGGCTATCGGTCTCGCGGAACTCGTTCCAGGAGGCGTGGTCCTTGTCGACCTCGACCTGCAGTTCGGCGACGTCGCGACCGCGCTTGCGATGGAGCCTGAGTTCACGCTCGATGCCATCGTGCAAGGCCCCGCGCTGCGCGATCCGATCGCGCTCAAGACCCAGCTTGCGCAACACTCGTCCGGCTTGTACGTCATCGCTGCGCCGGAGGACCCAGCCGCCGCTGAAGCCGTCGATGCGGGGCAGGTCGGGTCACTCGTCGGGATGCTCGCATCGCAGTTTCGATTCGTCGTCTTGGACACGGCGGCGGGCCTGGAGCCGAGAACGCTGTCGGCACTGGACCACACCACCGACCCCGTGATGCTGACCACCTTCGACGTTCCGGGGGTGCGCGGCCTCCGCAAGGAGATAGCGACGTTGCGGGAACTCGGCATGCTGCCGGGCTCTCGTCAGGTCCTGCTCAACTTCGCCGACCCCAAGGGAGGCCTATCCGTCGCCGACGTGGAAGCGACGATCCGGTCGGCAGTCGATATCACCATCCCCTTCTCTCGAGCGGTGACACACTCGCTCAATACGGGAGAACCCCTGCTCATGCAACGGCCTGGCGACCCCGTGGCGAAGCAGCTCCGCAAGTTGCTAGCGGCGTACGTTGCTCCGCCTACCGGTCGAGGTCGCAAGGGCCGACGATGA
- a CDS encoding CpaF family protein, with amino-acid sequence MTSLASRLAARGEESDSKSTATEQPATRRARRAAEELAQLPAKTPADADRLETPTGQGDGHDALVRVKERVAEALYSHIGTRLNDPKLSEEQLQAIVRDELNSIVEAEQAPLTGEERQRLINEVRDDVLGLGPLQRLMDDPSVTEIMVNGPDNVYVERGGKLTRAAVRFTSEEQLRRVIERIVTRIGRRIDESSPMVDARLEDGSRVNAVIPPLAFSGSTLTIRRFSTDPFKVPDLIRFGTLTVQMAHLLQACVEGKLNIIVSGGTGTGKTTLLNVLSSFIPPQERIITIEDAVELQLQQEHLVRLESRPRNTEGKGEVTIRDLVRNSLRMRPDRIVVGEVRGGETLDMLQAMNTGHDGSLSTVHANSPRDAVARLETLVLMAGMELPLRAIREQIASAVDVIVQLTRLRDGSRRVTAVTEVVGMEGQIVTLQDVFVFDFAAGQDANGRFLGSPIATGVRPKFTERLHDLGVSLPPGMFDVPRTL; translated from the coding sequence ATGACGAGTCTTGCAAGCCGGCTCGCGGCGCGGGGTGAGGAGTCGGATTCCAAGTCCACCGCCACGGAACAGCCCGCAACTCGACGTGCGCGGCGCGCCGCCGAGGAACTGGCCCAGCTCCCAGCAAAGACGCCTGCCGATGCCGACCGCCTCGAGACGCCGACAGGTCAGGGTGACGGCCACGACGCGCTCGTGCGCGTGAAGGAGCGTGTCGCCGAGGCGCTCTACTCTCACATCGGGACGCGTCTCAACGACCCGAAGCTGTCCGAAGAGCAGTTGCAAGCGATCGTGAGGGACGAGCTCAACAGCATCGTCGAGGCGGAGCAGGCTCCTCTGACCGGGGAAGAGCGGCAGCGGCTGATCAACGAAGTCCGCGACGATGTGCTTGGACTGGGCCCCCTGCAACGCCTCATGGACGACCCGTCCGTGACAGAGATCATGGTCAACGGACCCGACAACGTCTACGTCGAGCGCGGCGGCAAACTGACACGGGCAGCCGTGCGCTTCACGTCAGAGGAGCAACTGCGCCGGGTGATCGAGCGGATCGTGACACGAATCGGTCGACGCATCGATGAGTCGTCGCCCATGGTCGACGCCCGCCTCGAAGACGGCTCGAGAGTCAACGCGGTCATTCCGCCGCTTGCGTTCTCCGGCTCGACGCTGACCATCAGGCGCTTCTCGACGGACCCGTTCAAAGTGCCGGATCTCATTCGCTTCGGCACGTTGACCGTCCAGATGGCGCACCTGTTGCAGGCATGCGTCGAGGGCAAGCTCAACATCATCGTCTCGGGAGGCACAGGGACCGGAAAGACGACGCTGCTCAATGTGCTGTCGTCGTTCATCCCGCCGCAGGAGCGCATCATCACTATCGAAGATGCCGTCGAACTCCAGTTGCAGCAGGAGCACCTAGTGCGTCTGGAGTCTCGACCGAGGAACACTGAAGGCAAGGGCGAAGTGACGATCCGAGATCTCGTGCGCAACTCACTCAGAATGCGGCCAGACCGCATCGTCGTGGGCGAGGTTCGCGGCGGAGAGACGCTCGACATGCTGCAGGCGATGAACACGGGTCATGACGGGTCGCTGTCGACCGTGCACGCGAATTCTCCCCGCGACGCTGTCGCACGCTTGGAGACCCTAGTACTCATGGCCGGGATGGAGCTGCCGCTGCGGGCCATTCGGGAGCAGATCGCTTCGGCGGTCGACGTCATCGTGCAACTCACCCGCTTGCGCGACGGGTCGCGCCGCGTCACCGCGGTGACGGAAGTGGTCGGTATGGAGGGCCAGATCGTAACGCTGCAAGATGTCTTCGTCTTCGACTTCGCGGCCGGGCAGGATGCGAACGGCCGGTTCCTGGGATCGCCCATCGCGACCGGCGTGCGTCCCAAGTTCACTGAGCGCCTCCATGACCTGGGCGTGAGTCTGCCGCCGGGCATGTTCGACGTGCCGAGGACGCTGTGA